One genomic segment of Acanthopagrus latus isolate v.2019 chromosome 14, fAcaLat1.1, whole genome shotgun sequence includes these proteins:
- the LOC119032603 gene encoding mitogen-activated protein kinase kinase kinase NPK1-like isoform X4: MEWRPRSKTRSGRYQRIVLEETPPRVILQGHETYEDLVNIGKSHFWSPEDAEGCEFTLCNADGTRWSKEDFLLEFPDASAITYAWKRTLFVGRKELDVMCLDDVQLDASEEHPDKCDTCEAGTDEDPENVESEVGESCLSEEHPDESDMCEAGTDEDPENVASEVGESCLSVLFPDADDDDGASIADQGFLSDTSSKKETGRGKENENVGKSAGTGESQGAASQETPTLPALYLPRIPYVDGNAITYNKEDLLGQGAFGTVYMGSFHGTPVAVKKVQFGSAGMAEADIQHEINVSLRLCHPNIVRLMAASRTPSYFLLANEYIHGATLDAVLHMDNCFIKLEGDDAAFISLDLAMAVEYIHAQGVIHQDIKPANVMLHQPSKRAVLTDWGMANIRDTVSIRQGSRLSAQAVGPAGGTFLYMAPECILHFTEATGQTDMWSLGATYLEVLTGSAPWSVCKQRELAMLLRAQTPPHALAQLDPKFSYLGGLLSYDASSRATASEVVTFLKSILDLANRYGYKW; this comes from the exons ATGGAGTGGAGACCAAGAAGCAAAACCAGATCTGGGCGGTACCAGCGGATAGTGCTTGAGGAGACTCCACCAAGAGTCATTTTGCAAGGGCATGAGACATATGAGGACCTAGTAAACATTGGGAAGTCACATTTCTGGTCACCAGAGGATGCAGAGGGGTGTGAGTTCACCCTCTGCAATGCAGATGGGACAAGGTGGAGCAAGGAGGACTTCCTCCTTGAGTTTCCGGATGCATCTGCAATTACCTATGCATGGAAAAGGACGCTTTTTGTCGGGCGCAAGGAATTGG ATGTTATGTGTCTGGATGACGTCCAGTTGGACGCGTCAG AAGAACATCCTGATAAGTGCGACACGTGTGAGGCCGGCAcag atgaGGACCCTGAAAACGTCGAGTCAGAAGTGGGGGAAAGTTGTCTGtcag AAGAACATCCTGATGAGTCCGACATGTGTGAGGCCGGCACAG atgaGGACCCTGAAAATGTTGCATCAGAAGTGGGGGAAAGTTGTCTGTCAG TTCTATTCCCTGATGCTGATGACGATGATGGTGCAAGTATTGCAGATCAG GGTTTCCTGTCTGACACTTCATCTAAaaaagagacagggagaggaaaagaaaatgaaaatgtagggAAATCTGCAGGCACAGGTGAAAGCCAAG GTGCTGCCTCCCAAGAAACACCTACTCTACCAGCAT TGTATCTTCCAAGGATTCCCTATGTGGACGGCAATGCCATAACATACAACAAAGAGGATCTTCTTGGGCAGGGGGCCTTTGGAACAGTCTACATGGGTTCCTTTCATGGAACCCCTGTAGCTGTAAAGAAAGTGCAGTTTGGCTCGGCAGGAATGGCGGAAGCCGACATTCAGCACGAGATCAATGTTTCGCT GAGATTGTGTCATCCCAATATTGTCCGTCTAATGGCTGCATCACGGACCCCGTCCTACTTTTTGTTGGCCAATGAGTACATCCATGGAGCAACCCTGGATGCAGTGCTGCACATGGACAACTGCTTTATAAAG CTTGAAGGAGATGATGCTGCTTTCATTTCCCTGGACTTGGCAATGGCTGTGGAATACATCCATGCACAAGGAGTCATCCACCAAGACATTAAGCCAGCAAATGTCATG CTTCACCAACCATCCAAGAGGGCAGTCTTGACGGACTGGGGCATGGCTAACATAAGGGACACCGTCAGTATCCGCCAAGGAAGTCGTCTGTCAGCGCAGGCAGTAGGGCCAGCTGGTGGCACTTTTCTTTACATGGCTCCTGAATGCATTCTGCATTTTACAGAGGCCAccggacagacagacatgtggTCCCTGGGAGCCACATATCTGGAGGTGTTGACAGGGTCTGCTCCATGGTCAGTCTGTAAGCAACGGGAGCTGGCAATGCTGCTGCGTGCCCAAACACCACCACATGCCCTTGCTCAGCTCGATCCAAAGTTTTCTTATCTTGGTGGCCTTTTAAGTTATGATGCCTCCTCAAGGGCTACCGCATCTGAGGTGGTAACTTTCTTGAAATCCATCCTTGATCTTGCAAACCGTTATGGCTACAAGTGGTAG
- the LOC119032650 gene encoding uncharacterized protein LOC119032650 encodes MQIAFHMRKLGNQARLRFRMGTSVHNQRAESYNSILKRTWIKKWLTKYEAMMESGILELDNAIHINCLQYTHLPLLQEDLKIEQVLWNTHDIRKQRNAPGPFGKPDILHSLPPPGYGDMLCPVDEDLLDHAKTLIGEREEASQVANQEFRDICHTILQKSSFPGTADGCLAAYLMLVQEFTAAMNSNDIQTPRTFQDANEVYKVLHRHRVEVNH; translated from the exons ATGCAGATTGCATTTCATATGCGCAAGCTGGGAAACCAGGCACGGCTGCGCTTTAGAATGGGGACATCTGTCCATAATCAG AGAGCGGAAAGCTACAACAGCATCTTAAAGAGGACGTGGATTAAGAAATGGCTGACAAAATATGAG GCCATGATGGAGTCTGGCATTCTGGAATTGGACAACGCAATACACAT TAACTGCTTGCAGTATACCCACCTGCCACTGCTCCAGGAAGACCTGAAAATAGAGCAAGTACTGTGGAATACGCATGACATACGCAAGCAGCGCAATGCTCCAGGTCCTTTTGGGAAGCCAGACATTCTCCACTCCTTACCACCTCCTG GCTATGGCGACATGTTGTGCCCAGTTGATGAAGATCTCTTGGACCATGCAAAAACCCTCATcggggaaagagaggaagcaTCACAAGTGGCAAACCAGGAGTTTCGGGACATATGCCACACCATTTTACAAAAAAGTTCCTTTCCTGGCACAGCAGATGGTTGTCTTGCCGCTTACCTGATGCTGGTCCAGGAATTCACTGCTGCCATGAACAGCAATGACATTCAAACACCCCGAACATTTCAGGACGCGAATGAGGTGTACAAAGTATTACACAGACATAGAGTGGAGGTGAATCACTAA